One genomic window of Podarcis muralis chromosome 9, rPodMur119.hap1.1, whole genome shotgun sequence includes the following:
- the EXOSC9 gene encoding exosome complex component RRP45, whose amino-acid sequence MKETPLSNCEKRFLLRAIEERKRLDGRQCYDYRNLRISFGTDYGCCIVELGKTRVLGQVSCELVAPKPNRATEGILFFNLELSPMASPAFEPGRQSELLIKLNRLLERCLRNSKCIDTESLCVVAGEKVWQIRVDLHLLNHNGNIIDAASIAAIVALCHFRRPDVSVQGEEVTLYTPEERDPVPLSIHHMPICVSFAFFQQGTYLLVDPSEQEERVMDGLLVIAMNKHREICTIQSSGGIMLLKDQVLRCSKITGVKVAEITELIQKALENDQKVRKEGGKFGFAESIPSQKITAFKIDQAPIDTNDVQEQAEEIISKAFPPSEVLAKPILWASGTAQIGEGQESSWGDFEESEKEEEEDEVTPDEPITVEDQSMETGDTGVRTRSQKDETIVLSDSEEEDVVILEPEIALSRPESSPKQDINKKTAGKKKKKAV is encoded by the exons ATGAAAGAGACGCCGCTGTCCAACTGCGAGAAGCGGTTCCTGCTCCGGGCTATTGAGGAGCGGAAG CGTCTGGATGGGCGACAGTGCTATGACTACAGAAACCTCCGCATTTCCTTTGGCACTGACTATGGCTGCTGTATTGTGGAGCTCGGAAAAACCAG AGTTCTTGGGCAAGTGTCGTGTGAACTTGTCGCCCCAAAGCCAAATCGTGCAACAGAGGGCATACTTTTCTTTAATCTTGAACTCTCTCCTATGGCATCACCTGCTTTTGAGCCTGGAAG ACAATCTGAGCTGCTTATAAAACTAAATCGACTGTTAGAAAGATGTCTAAGGAACTCCAAGTGTATAGATACTGAATCTCTCTGCGTTGTTGCTGGTGAAAAG gTCTGGCAAATTCGTGTGGACCTCCATTTGTTGAATCATAATGGAAACATTATTGATGCTGCAAGCATAGCAGCAATAGTGGCATTATGCCACTTCCGGAGGCCAGATGTATCTGTGCAAGGAGAAGAAGTAACCCTG TATACCCCCGAGGAGCGGGATCCTGTCCCTCTGAGTATCCACCACATGCCTATCTGTGTAAGCTTTGCTTTCTTCCAGCAAGG GACCTACTTGTTAGTAGATCCCAGTGAACAGGAGGAACGTGTAATGGATGGTCTTCTTGTGATTGCTATGAATAAGCACCGTGAGATTTGTACAATTCAGTCCAGTGGTGGAATTATGCTGCTAAAAGATCAG GTTCTGAGATGCAGCAAAATAACCGGTGTTAAAGTAGCAGAAATTACAGAACTAATTCAAAAAGCCTTGGAGAATGATCAAAAAGTTAG gaaagaaggagggaaatttGGATTTGCAGAATCTATTCCCAGCCAGAAAATAACAGCCTTTAAGATAGATCAAGCCCCAATTGATACTAATGATGTACAAGAGCAAGCTGAAGAAATAATCTCAAAAGCATTTCCACCTTCCGAAGt CTTGGCCAAGCCCATTTTATGGGCTTCTGGCACAGCCCAGATTGGAGAAGGACAAGAGAGTTCTTGGGGAGATTTTGAAGAAtctgagaaggaagaggaggaagatgaagtcaCCCCAGACGAACCAATAACTGTAGAAGACCAGAGTATGGAAACAGGAGACACTGGTGTTCGAACCAGAAGTCAGAAAG aTGAGACAATCGTGTTGTCTGACAGTGAAGAGGAAGATGTTGTTATCCTGGAGCCAGAAATTGCACTCAGCAG ACCTGAGTCTTCCCCAAAGCAGGACATCAATAAAAAAACAGctggcaaaaagaagaaaaaagctgtttga
- the CCNA2 gene encoding cyclin-A2 isoform X1 yields MLTGAAAAAASLARENQENVPPGAKGDPRLAGAALGTRVALGLLQYNREPLAQPQASLSQIPWSTNDENCLDVPLGKMGNKQPAFTIHMDEPDVTRQKKRMMSKRMPSSEEALGLKTAVASMGIRKPLTPIDNPMDLSFGEGSPSIMDMSIVQETEQRINVNHVPDYIEDIYKYLREMEVKCKPKAGYMKKQPDITNNMRAILVDWLVEVGEEYKLQNETLHLAVNYIDRFLSSMSVLRGKLQLLGTAAMLLASKFEEIYPPEVAEFVYITDDTYTKKQVLRMEHLVLKVLSFDLAAPTINQFLSQYFLHQPASSQVENLATYLGELSLIDAETYLKYLPSVIAAAAFHTANYTISGKTWTDSLAEVTGYTIESLKPCIMDLHKTYQTAAQHTQQSIREKYKAVKYHAVSLIDPPETLILS; encoded by the exons ATGCTGacgggagccgccgccgccgccgcctcgctgGCTCGGGAGAACCAGGAGAACGTGCCTCCGGGAGCCAAGGGCGACCCTCGGCTGGCGGGCGCTGCGCTGGGGACGCGGGTCGCTCTGGGGCTGCTGCAGTACAACCGGGAGCCCCTCGCCCAGCCGCAG GCTTCCCTCAGCCAAATTCCATGGAGTACCAATGATGAAAACTGCCTCGATGTTCCCCTGGGCAAAATGGGGAATAAGCAGCCCGCTTTTACCATCCATATGGATGAGCCTGATGTCACCAGGCAGAAAAAACGTATGATGTCGAAAAGGATGCCTTCAAGTGAAGAGGCCCTAGGCTTGAAGACGGCAGTCGCTTCAATGGGAATCAGGAAACCTCTGACACCTATAGATAACCCAATGGATCTGAGCTTCGGTGAGG GATCTCCAAGTATTATGGATATGTCAATAGTCCAAGAAACGGAGCAGAGAATTAATGTTAACCATGTACCAGACTACATTGAAGATATCTATAAGTATCTTAGGGAAATGGAG GTGAAATGCAAGCCCAAAGCAGGTTACATGAAGAAGCAGCCAGACATCACAAACAATATGCGGGCTATTCTTGTGGACTGGCTAGTGGAGGTTGGCGAAGAGTACAAGCTCCAAAATGAAACTTTGCACTTGGCGGTAAACTACATTGACAGGTTTCTGTCCTCAATGTCAGTGCTAAGAGGGAAACTTCAACTTCTGGGAACTGCTGCCATGCTGTTGGCATC AAAGTTTGAAGAAATCTACCCTCCTGAAGTAGCAGAATTTGTATATATCACAGATGACACTTACACAAAGAAACAAGTCCTCAGGATGGAGCACTTAGTTCTGAAagtcctttcatttgatctggcAGCACCTACTATAAACCAGTTCCTTTCTCAATACTTCTTGCATCAGCCAGCTAGCTCCCAAGTGGAAAACCTGGCAACG TACTTGGGAGAACTGAGTTTAATTGATGCTGAGACATACCTGAAATATTTGCCATCAGTAATTGCTGCCGCAGCATTTCATACAGCAAACTATACTATTTCTGGAAAAACTTGG actgACTCTCTTGCGGAAGTTACGGGATACACAATTGAAAGTCTTAAGCCTTGTATAATGGACCTCCACAAGACCTACCAGACAGCGGCACAGCATACGCAACAGTCTATACGAGAGAAATACAAGGCTGTAAA GTACCATGCAGTATCGCTCATTGACCCGCCAGAGACACTAATCTTATCATAA
- the CCNA2 gene encoding cyclin-A2 isoform X2 → MLTGAAAAAASLARENQENVPPGAKGDPRLAGAALGTRVALGLLQYNREPLAQPQASLSQIPWSTNDENCLDVPLGKMGNKQPAFTIHMDEPDVTRQKKRMMSKRMPSSEEALGLKTAVASMGIRKPLTPIDNPMDLSFGSPSIMDMSIVQETEQRINVNHVPDYIEDIYKYLREMEVKCKPKAGYMKKQPDITNNMRAILVDWLVEVGEEYKLQNETLHLAVNYIDRFLSSMSVLRGKLQLLGTAAMLLASKFEEIYPPEVAEFVYITDDTYTKKQVLRMEHLVLKVLSFDLAAPTINQFLSQYFLHQPASSQVENLATYLGELSLIDAETYLKYLPSVIAAAAFHTANYTISGKTWTDSLAEVTGYTIESLKPCIMDLHKTYQTAAQHTQQSIREKYKAVKYHAVSLIDPPETLILS, encoded by the exons ATGCTGacgggagccgccgccgccgccgcctcgctgGCTCGGGAGAACCAGGAGAACGTGCCTCCGGGAGCCAAGGGCGACCCTCGGCTGGCGGGCGCTGCGCTGGGGACGCGGGTCGCTCTGGGGCTGCTGCAGTACAACCGGGAGCCCCTCGCCCAGCCGCAG GCTTCCCTCAGCCAAATTCCATGGAGTACCAATGATGAAAACTGCCTCGATGTTCCCCTGGGCAAAATGGGGAATAAGCAGCCCGCTTTTACCATCCATATGGATGAGCCTGATGTCACCAGGCAGAAAAAACGTATGATGTCGAAAAGGATGCCTTCAAGTGAAGAGGCCCTAGGCTTGAAGACGGCAGTCGCTTCAATGGGAATCAGGAAACCTCTGACACCTATAGATAACCCAATGGATCTGAGCTTCG GATCTCCAAGTATTATGGATATGTCAATAGTCCAAGAAACGGAGCAGAGAATTAATGTTAACCATGTACCAGACTACATTGAAGATATCTATAAGTATCTTAGGGAAATGGAG GTGAAATGCAAGCCCAAAGCAGGTTACATGAAGAAGCAGCCAGACATCACAAACAATATGCGGGCTATTCTTGTGGACTGGCTAGTGGAGGTTGGCGAAGAGTACAAGCTCCAAAATGAAACTTTGCACTTGGCGGTAAACTACATTGACAGGTTTCTGTCCTCAATGTCAGTGCTAAGAGGGAAACTTCAACTTCTGGGAACTGCTGCCATGCTGTTGGCATC AAAGTTTGAAGAAATCTACCCTCCTGAAGTAGCAGAATTTGTATATATCACAGATGACACTTACACAAAGAAACAAGTCCTCAGGATGGAGCACTTAGTTCTGAAagtcctttcatttgatctggcAGCACCTACTATAAACCAGTTCCTTTCTCAATACTTCTTGCATCAGCCAGCTAGCTCCCAAGTGGAAAACCTGGCAACG TACTTGGGAGAACTGAGTTTAATTGATGCTGAGACATACCTGAAATATTTGCCATCAGTAATTGCTGCCGCAGCATTTCATACAGCAAACTATACTATTTCTGGAAAAACTTGG actgACTCTCTTGCGGAAGTTACGGGATACACAATTGAAAGTCTTAAGCCTTGTATAATGGACCTCCACAAGACCTACCAGACAGCGGCACAGCATACGCAACAGTCTATACGAGAGAAATACAAGGCTGTAAA GTACCATGCAGTATCGCTCATTGACCCGCCAGAGACACTAATCTTATCATAA